CACGAGATCGGCTCGTCGAACCGCACGCCCGGCACCGTGTCGGCGACGGCCTGCTGGACGAGCGCGACCATCGTGGCCCGGTTGCGGGCCGCGTAGTCCTGCGCCCAGAACAGGTCTCGCCGGTAGGCCGCCATCTCCGGGGTGCCCGCCACGAACACCGCCAGGTCGCGGTCCGGCAGGTCCGCGTTGTGCGGCAGCTTGCGGGCCACGTCGATGTGCCGCTTGGCGAGTTCGTTGCCGATGCCGCGGGAGCCGGAGTGCAGCATCAGCCACACGCGGCCGGCGTCCGGGCCACCCTGTTCGAGGCACACCTCGATGAAGTGGTTGCCGCCGCCGAGGCTGCCGATCTGCGCCCGCGCCCGGTCGCGCAGGTTCTGGACGCCGTCGTGCAGCTGCCCGAACGCCGACCAGAACTCGTTCCACCCGCCGGTGCCGGGTACGCGGGCGGGGTTGACCGGGGTGCGGTGCATGGCGAAGCCGACCGGCACGGCGTCCTCGATGCGGCGGCGCAGTTTGCCGAGGTCGTCGGGCAGGTCGCCGGCGGTCAGCGAGGTGCGGACCGCGCTCATGCCGCAGCCGATGTCCACACCCACCGCGGCGGGGGAGACCGCGTCACGCATCGCGATCACGCTGCCGACTGTCGCGCCCTTGCCGTAGTGCACGTCCGGCATGACGGCCAGACCGTGCACCCACGGCAGGTTGGCGACGTTGTGCAGCTGACGCATCGCTGCGTCCTCGACGGTCGCCGGGTCGGCCCACATGCGGATCGGCACGCGGGCGCCCTCGACGGCGGTGAACATCCGAAGATCCTTTCGCTCAGGTGGATCCACAGGGTTACCCGCGGATCGGCCCGCAGCAACCGGATTTCAGTAGTCGTCGCGCCCGGTGAGCTGTTCTTCGAGCAGCTCGGCGGAACTGGTGACCAGGGCGAGCGGGTCGACGAACTCGTTGATGTCGAGGTTGGCCAGCGGGAGGGAGTGCCGGAGCACCAGGTACTCGCCCATGACGACCACTCCGCCGACGACGGTGGTGTGCCCGACCTCGGCCAGCACCCCGACGACGTCCACCTCGTCCACCCGGGCGAACGGTGTCGCGATCTGGATCCACTCGTCCCGCCGATCGAGAACCTCCCGGGCGATCACGACGATCTGGGTGCGCTCCTCCTCCTCGGGATCGGACTGGAAGCGGATCCGAATGCGTAGTTCGTCCGGTTCGTCCCGAACCACCTTGTACTGCTGCCGGATGAACGTCGCGAGATCGCGCCAGCTCGTCACCCCAGAGGTCCTTCCTCGTGCCCGATCGGTCACGGGAAGTGAAGCACAGATGCTCCAGCACCGGGACCGGACCAGAAAAACTCCCGCAACAACAACAACCGCCGCCCGGCAACGCAACAGCACCGACCATCGAACCAGGCCTCCCCCGCCCCCGATCCACAGCCGATCTTTAGTCGCCGACCAGGGTTGTCAAGGCACGCTTTCCCGCCTTGACAACCCTGCTCGGCGACTGAAACACAATCAGGCATCGGGGGCGGGGGTGGTCGGAAGGTGACCTTTCCGGGCGCCGCAAGGCGCACCGCCCGCAGGGCGGAAAAGATCAAAAGAGTCCTCGCCGGACGGGCAGGCTCCGGGATGACCAGGGGTTGGGTGCCTCGTCTCACCTTGGGTGGGTGGCTGGGTGGTCATCCCGTCGCCTTCCGGTTTGTGCATATCACCTTGAGCCAGGGCCGCAAGGTTGGCATGTCAACTCACGCGAGAAGCGGAGGTTGCGGCCCTGGCTCAAGGTGATCGCGCCAGTGTCAGGCGACGGGATGACCACCCAGCTTCTCTTGTGTTGCTTGGCGTGTTGTCGCTGTTGCCCAAATGGCCAGTCCGATCAGCGGCAGCGCCGCGCCGAACAGGGTCGGGCCGGCCCAGCCGAATGCGTCGTAGAAGCTTCCCGCTACTGCCGACGCTACCGCGCCGCCCACGAAGATCGTCGTCATGAACACCGTGTTGATGCGGGCCCGCGCGTCCGCCCGCAGGCCGTAGATTTCCCGCTGCGAAAGGACCTGGTGGCCCTGCACGGCGAGGTCGAGCACCACGCCGGCCAGCGCCAGCACCACCACCGATCCCGCGCCCAGCCACGCCACGACCATCGCGACCGCGGCCAGGGCCAGTGCGATTCCGCTGCCGATCCCGCCGTGCCCGCGGTCGCCCAAGCGCCCTGCCAACGGGGCGGCCGCCGCGCCGGCCGCGCCCACCAGCGCGAACACCCCCACCTCGGT
The window above is part of the Amycolatopsis thermoflava N1165 genome. Proteins encoded here:
- a CDS encoding RtcB family protein gives rise to the protein MFTAVEGARVPIRMWADPATVEDAAMRQLHNVANLPWVHGLAVMPDVHYGKGATVGSVIAMRDAVSPAAVGVDIGCGMSAVRTSLTAGDLPDDLGKLRRRIEDAVPVGFAMHRTPVNPARVPGTGGWNEFWSAFGQLHDGVQNLRDRARAQIGSLGGGNHFIEVCLEQGGPDAGRVWLMLHSGSRGIGNELAKRHIDVARKLPHNADLPDRDLAVFVAGTPEMAAYRRDLFWAQDYAARNRATMVALVQQAVADTVPGVRFDEPISCHHNYVAEETYDGVDVLVTRKGAIRAGSGDLGIIPGSMGTGSYIVRGLGNETSFHSASHGAGRRMSRTKARKTFTAADLAAQTDGVECRKDEGVVDEIPAAYKDIDSVIKAQTDLVEVVAHLKQVVCVKG